TTTGGAGGCGATAGCTTATACTCCGTGGGTGATTCATTATCAGAAGCCTGCGGAGAGAAGCAATGGAGCACTCCATCGTCAGTCATTACAATCAGTGATTGGTCTGCCACGGTCGGCGAACTTGCGGCATCAACATAATTCGAGCCCGGCATGGTGATAAGCGATGGAGAAGCAATATAGCGCCACTTCAAAGTGCCGTCTTCTACTGAATATGCAGCAACGACTCCCTTGCTTGTAGTGACGAACAGTGTGTCTTTTGCAATAATCGGACTCGACATTGGAGAAGCTCCAATGTCGATAGGTGCTGTCCATTTCAGCTTGGGCTGCCTGCCGTTGAGCGTATAGGCATATATTTTTTTGTCGCGGCATGGAACATAAATTTCCTGTCCAACAGCGGCAGGGCTTGCAGATGCATCTGAGGGCAAAGTAATCATCCATTTAGTCTGGCCGCTTCTGATCGGAAGCCCATATACGGTGTTGGATATTGCCATAATTACCAGGTTATTGGCAATAACCGGCGATGTTCTGACCGGGGCGCCCGGCAATCTAAATATCCACTTACATGTCCCGCTGCTCTTGTTTATGCCGTACAGAAGCCCATCCATACATGCCGCCACCACAATCCCCGAGTTGACTGCCACACTCTGAGCAAAATCATCTCGTGTTGTAAATGGAGACGACCATATCGCTTCACCAGTTTCGGCATCCACGGCGTATATTGAGTTGTCATCCGCCCCAAAATAGATCACTCCGTCATCGATTACGGGTGAACTCCTTATAGCTCCACGAGTCTGATATGCCCATTGAAAGACACCTGTCTCGGCATCAACGCAATACATATTTCCATCAACAGAAGTGAAGTATATGTTCCCGCCGTAATATGCAGGAGTGGTCTTCACAGAGCCGGCAAGTGGTCTGTCTGAGGGGTACTGCCATTTTTTTACACCCGTCGCCATATCGAGCGCATATATATTTGATCCACTCGCAAAATAACACACTCCATCTACAACAAGCGGCGATGACGGGTTATTATCAAACTTCAGCGAAGTGAATTCCCAATTCAAAGCA
The nucleotide sequence above comes from bacterium. Encoded proteins:
- a CDS encoding PQQ-binding-like beta-propeller repeat protein gives rise to the protein MFIRRAGLLAAILLTASSSAFSADCTMGHYDPNQDGYTSEKIELPLALNWEFTSLKFDNNPSSPLVVDGVCYFASGSNIYALDMATGVKKWQYPSDRPLAGSVKTTPAYYGGNIYFTSVDGNMYCVDAETGVFQWAYQTRGAIRSSPVIDDGVIYFGADDNSIYAVDAETGEAIWSSPFTTRDDFAQSVAVNSGIVVAACMDGLLYGINKSSGTCKWIFRLPGAPVRTSPVIANNLVIMAISNTVYGLPIRSGQTKWMITLPSDASASPAAVGQEIYVPCRDKKIYAYTLNGRQPKLKWTAPIDIGASPMSSPIIAKDTLFVTTSKGVVAAYSVEDGTLKWRYIASPSLITMPGSNYVDAASSPTVADQSLIVMTDDGVLHCFSPQASDNESPTEYKLSPPNAIAMSGVPPIKMSAIIYDIGSGVDFNSVAMTLDGNAVAYKTDLETSTVTYITELAEDGKPVTKLPDGIHTIKITAKDYFGNTLNKEWFFFADNTLPAPKRAVSEQTGKKTKETTKKNQKTTPNTTNNRRTWGGSNPGGDQNSPPPPPPMPGVPNTPTDTDTGGGEAPTPDE